From Neobacillus sp. PS2-9, the proteins below share one genomic window:
- a CDS encoding cbb3-type cytochrome c oxidase subunit I, producing the protein MEIQRGTQAKKVVKANKNALLKSTLIITILLSFTVLLAGGYWIFKEQAPRPIEVTNEKGEVLFTKDSIMGGQAVFQKYGLMDYGTVLGHGSYMGPDYTAEALKIYTEGMQDFKANEDYGKDYSKLNADEKVIIKNKVIKEMRKNRYDSSKDTMELTNAQAFGLEKVRAYYKDIFTKGDGWGLKANLIKEKDIPAKDRAYVAKGDQITQISDFFFWTAWLSSTVREGDKITYTNNWPYYEDAGNHLSFSAIWWSGASVTILILMIGIILYLFYRYQFGMQEAYKEGKFPQIDLRKMPVTNSQVKSGKYFTIVSVLFFVQCMFGALLAHYYIEPDTFFGIKWIHDILPFNITKGYHLQLAIFWIATAWLGMGIYVAPLVGGYEPKKQGLLVDILFWALVVLVGGSMVGEWLGANGYLGNQWFLFGHTGWEYIELGRVWQLILIVGMLIWLFIVFRGVKAGLKRETDRGGLIHLLFYSAIAVPAFYIFALFINPGTSFTFADYWRWWIIHLWVEGIFEVFAVVVIGFLMVQLGLVTKKSTVRQLYFQLILLLGSGVIGIGHHYYYNGSAEVWLGLGAVFSALEVIPLTLLILEAYEQYKMMREGGINFPYKGTFWFLISVAIWNLVGAGVLGFLINLPAVSYFEHGQFLTPTHGHASMMGVYGMFAVAVLLYSLRNIVKPEAWNDKWIKVSCVLLNIGLAGMVFLSLLPVGFIQIKEAFYHGYAASRSASFLQKDIVQTLLTWRAVPDTIFLIGVLILVIFCIKALFNLRKPTHKEEEQLPVKDLSIDEE; encoded by the coding sequence TTGTTGAAGTCCACATTAATTATTACCATTTTACTTAGTTTCACTGTCTTATTAGCGGGAGGCTATTGGATATTTAAGGAACAGGCCCCTAGACCAATAGAGGTAACCAATGAAAAAGGCGAGGTATTATTTACAAAAGACTCCATAATGGGTGGTCAGGCAGTTTTCCAAAAATATGGCTTAATGGATTATGGAACGGTTTTAGGGCATGGATCCTACATGGGTCCAGATTATACAGCGGAAGCATTAAAAATCTATACAGAAGGTATGCAGGATTTTAAAGCTAATGAAGATTATGGCAAAGATTATTCGAAATTAAATGCAGATGAAAAAGTCATTATTAAAAATAAAGTAATTAAAGAAATGCGCAAAAATAGATATGACAGCAGCAAAGATACAATGGAGCTAACAAATGCTCAAGCTTTTGGTCTTGAGAAAGTGAGAGCCTACTATAAAGATATCTTTACAAAGGGTGACGGCTGGGGATTAAAGGCAAACCTTATTAAAGAAAAGGATATACCTGCTAAGGATCGTGCCTATGTTGCAAAGGGTGATCAGATTACCCAGATTTCAGACTTCTTCTTTTGGACGGCTTGGCTTTCAAGTACAGTACGTGAAGGTGATAAAATCACCTATACAAATAACTGGCCCTACTATGAAGACGCTGGAAATCATTTATCCTTCTCTGCTATTTGGTGGAGCGGTGCAAGTGTAACCATACTTATTTTAATGATTGGTATTATTCTTTATTTATTCTACCGTTATCAGTTTGGTATGCAAGAGGCTTATAAAGAAGGCAAGTTTCCACAAATTGATTTACGTAAAATGCCAGTGACAAATTCACAAGTAAAATCAGGGAAATATTTTACCATCGTATCTGTATTATTCTTTGTTCAGTGTATGTTTGGTGCGTTACTTGCTCACTATTATATTGAACCTGATACATTCTTTGGAATTAAGTGGATCCATGATATTCTTCCATTTAACATCACTAAAGGCTATCACTTACAACTTGCAATATTCTGGATTGCAACAGCATGGCTAGGTATGGGGATTTATGTAGCTCCATTAGTCGGTGGTTATGAGCCTAAGAAACAAGGCTTATTGGTAGATATTTTATTCTGGGCTCTTGTTGTCCTGGTGGGCGGCAGTATGGTTGGAGAATGGCTTGGAGCAAATGGATATTTAGGAAATCAATGGTTCTTATTCGGTCACACTGGTTGGGAATATATTGAACTCGGCCGCGTATGGCAGCTCATATTAATTGTTGGTATGTTGATTTGGTTGTTCATTGTATTTAGAGGTGTTAAAGCAGGTCTAAAGCGTGAGACAGATCGCGGCGGACTTATCCACCTATTATTCTACTCAGCTATTGCTGTACCGGCATTCTATATTTTTGCATTATTTATCAATCCTGGTACTAGCTTCACATTCGCAGATTATTGGCGTTGGTGGATTATTCACTTATGGGTAGAAGGTATTTTTGAAGTTTTTGCAGTAGTCGTCATTGGTTTCTTAATGGTTCAATTAGGTCTAGTAACCAAGAAATCAACCGTAAGACAATTATACTTCCAATTAATCCTGCTATTAGGCAGCGGTGTAATCGGTATTGGTCACCACTATTATTATAACGGTTCTGCAGAAGTATGGTTAGGACTTGGCGCGGTGTTCTCAGCGTTAGAAGTTATCCCATTAACCTTGTTAATCCTTGAAGCATATGAGCAATACAAAATGATGCGTGAGGGTGGAATTAATTTCCCTTATAAAGGTACCTTCTGGTTCTTAATCTCTGTCGCAATTTGGAACTTGGTTGGTGCAGGTGTACTTGGATTCTTAATCAACTTACCAGCAGTAAGCTATTTTGAACACGGACAATTCTTAACACCAACACACGGCCATGCATCAATGATGGGTGTATACGGAATGTTTGCAGTAGCAGTTCTATTGTATTCACTAAGAAACATTGTTAAGCCAGAGGCTTGGAATGATAAATGGATTAAAGTTAGCTGTGTTTTATTAAATATCGGTCTTGCAGGTATGGTATTCCTATCATTACTACCAGTTGGTTTCATTCAAATTAAAGAAGCCTTCTATCATGGTTATGCAGCAAGCCGCTCTGCATCATTCCTTCAAAAGGATATCGTGCAAACTCTACTAACATGGCGTGCGGTACCTGATACCATTTTCCTTATTGGTGTGTTAATTTTAGTAATATTCTGTATAAAAGCACTCTTTAACTTACGTAAACCAACTCATAAGGAAGAAGAGCAACTTCCTGTTAAAGATCTTTCTATCGACGAAGAGTAA
- a CDS encoding DUF2249 domain-containing protein, which translates to MLQTYAKVIHVPDYPPREKHPTIFNGFDELSSGETMMIVNDHDPRPLLYQFMMERPEQFSWEYLEEGPETWKVAISKK; encoded by the coding sequence ATGTTGCAAACGTATGCAAAAGTAATCCATGTGCCAGACTACCCACCACGTGAAAAGCATCCAACAATCTTTAACGGATTTGATGAGCTATCATCAGGAGAAACCATGATGATTGTTAACGATCATGATCCGAGACCACTTTTATACCAGTTCATGATGGAGAGACCTGAACAATTTTCTTGGGAATACCTAGAAGAGGGTCCTGAAACATGGAAGGTTGCAATCAGTAAAAAGTAA